Below is a genomic region from Rhodococcus sp. WMMA185.
CTTGGCCACCCGCTCACTGAGCTTGGCGACGAGAGCATCAGCGGTCTCCTCGCCAACCGGAACGGCAACGGAGATCGCCATGCAGCGCTCGCCTGCGGAGCCGTATCCGGCGCCGACGAGTGCATCCGCAACCTCGTCGAGGTCGGCGTCGGGCATGACGATCGCGTGGTTCTTGGCACCGCCGAAGCACTGAGCACGCTTGCCGTGGGCGGCCGCGGTCTCGTAGATGTACTGCGCGATCGGCGTCGAACCGACGAAGCCGACGGCCTTGATCCGGTCATCGGTGAGCAGAACGTCGACGACCTCCTTGTCGCCGTTGACCACGTTGAACACCCCTGCCGGCAGGCCTGCCTCGACGAACAACTCGGCCAGACGCAGCGGTACCGATGGGTCGCGCTCGGATGGCTTGAGGATGAACGCATTGCCGGCCGCCAGCGCGGGGCCAGCCTTCCACAACGGAATCATGGCCGGAAAATTGAACGGCGTGATACCCGCGACGACGCCGAGTGGCTGACGCATCGAGTACACGTCGATGCCGTCTCCGGCGGATTCGGTGTATTCGCCCTTCAGCAGGTGTGGGGCACCGAGCGCGAACTCGATGACCTCGAGACCGCGCTGAACGTCGCCCTTGGCGTCGGGGATGGTCTTGCCGTGCTCGGAGGACAGGAGCCGCGCCAGCGACTCCATTTCCCCCTGCGCGAGCTGGAGGAACTTCATCAGCACGCGGGCGCGTTTCTGCGGGTTGAACGCGGCCCACTCCCGCTGAGCATCCACCGCGTTCGCGATGACCGCCTCCGCCTCGGCCTTGTTCGCGAGAGGCACGCGCGCCTGCACCTCACCGGTGTTGGGGTCGTAGACGTCGCCGAACTTGGTCGAGGTACCGGGGACACGCTTGCCGCCGACGAAGTGGGATAGCTCTTGAACCATTGTGCGGACCCGTTTCTTGCTCGATGAATCTTCGGAGCTGTCGAATATGTCGCCCATCCTATAGTTGGATGTCCATGCATGTCTAGACCTGGAGCACCGCAACGCCTCAGGCGACCAGAGCCGCTACCGCCCGCGCGAAGGATTCGTCGACCGTCTCATATCCTCCGGAACCACCGCCAGGCCCACCACTGTCGGCGACGGTCCGGCGGGCGGAAAGGTGAACGGCATCCACACCGGTGCCCGCGACGCGGGCTACATCCTCGACGCGGATACCGCCTCCCGCCATCACCTGGATTCGCCCACGCGCGCGAGCCACGATGCCGGAGAGGGCTTCGAGTCCGTCAATGCACCGCGGCGCTCCTCCTGAGGTGAGGACGCGGGTGACACCCGACTCGACGAGCACATCGAGGGCCTTCTCCCAGTCGTCCACGATGTCCATCGCGCGGTGGAACGTCACCTCGACTACGGATCGGTCGATTCCGTCGACCATGCGGGCCAAAGCCTGACGGTCGACGGACCCGCCGGGCGTGAGCGCACCGAGCACAACACCGGACGCGCCCGCAGCAACAGCCGCTCGCACGTCCCTGGCCATCACCGCGATCTCGTCGGCGTCGTACACGTACCCACCAGGCCGGCAACGGACCAGCGGGTGCACGGCGATCCCTTGCTGAGCTACCGCTTCGATCATGCCGATGCTGGGCGTCAACCCTCCGGTCACGCCCAGGGCTGAGCACAACTCGACACGCGCCGCGCCGACGCGTCGGGCAACCCGGGCAGCTTCGACGTCCTGCACCGCCAACTCGAGTAGGGTCATGGATCAGAACGCCTGCCAGGGCGGCTTGTGATCCAAGGCGTAGCGGTAGTAGTCGAGAAGCTGCAACTTGCTAGCGGCCGCCTCGTCGATCACAACCGTGACGTGCCGGTGCAACTGAATCACCGAAGCCGGGCAGAATGCGGTCAGTGGTCCCTCCGCAGCCGCGGCGATCGCCTCTGCCTTGCCCTCGCCGAACGCGATCATCACCAGGTGCCGGGCTTCCCCGATGGTTCCCAGCCCTTGAGTCAGTACGTGATGGGGCACGTCGTCGACGCTGCCGAAGAATCGCGCATTGTCGAGGATGGTCTGCTCGGTAAGCGTCTTGACGCGTGTGCGTGATGTCAGTGACGATCCCGGCTCGTTGAATCCGATGTGGCCATCGGTTCCGATGCCGAGAAGCTGCACATCGACACCGCCTGCCTCCGCTATTGCCGCGTCGTACCGCTCTCCTTCGGCTGCGACGTCTGAAGATTCCCCGTCAGGACTGTGCACCCGTTCGGTATCGAGGTTCACGTAGTCGACGAACTCCGATCGAATCACCGAAAAGTACGACTGATCATGACTTCTCGGAAGTCCGACGTACTCGTCGAGCAGGAACGCCTGCGCCTGCGAAAAGTCCAGCCCGGACTCTCGGTGCCTGCGCGCGAGTTCCTGATAGCTACCGAGCGGGGAAGATCCGGTCGCAAGACCAAGCGTTGTCGGGCCTCGACGCACGTAACCCTCGACGATGTCCGCGACGGTCGAGCTGACCTCCGCCAGCGTCGGACGGATCACGAATTCCATGCGACTCCTTCCTCCCCCACAGGCATACCGCCGACGACTACGCCACGAAGCCGAAGTTGGTGATCAGTCACGACAATATCCGCACGGTGGTTCGGCGCCAGGGTGCCACGCTCGAACTCCAGGCCGAGAAGCCTGGCCGGGACCCTGGAGGCGGATGCGACAGCGATACCGAGGTCGACACCACTGTCAACGACCGTCGAGCGGACGACGTCCAACAGTCGCGCAGTGCTGGCCGCGATGGCCCCCTCCGAACCGTCGCTGGTCGCGAGCCTCGCGACTCCCTGCGTGACCCGCACGTCCAATGGACCGAGGTGGTAGTCGCCGTCTGCCATCCCCGCGGCCACCATGGCATCACTGACCAGGACTATCTGGTCCGGATCGACCGTGTCGAACACCATCGATACCGTTTCGGGTGCGAGATGTGTTCCGTCGGCGATCAATTCGACGATCATGTCACCACGCCCGGCTGCCGCCAGGCACGCACCTGCCGCACCCGGAGCTCGGTGGTGCAGCGGCGGCATCGCGTTGAACAAATGCGTGGCCACAACCGGTTGGCCGGCTGCATCGGCGATCCTCGCCGACGTGGTGGCGGCGTCGGCGTCAGTGTGTCCGAGGCTCGGTATTACGCCACGGCGTCGCATCACGGTAAGCAGTTTCCCGAAGTGCGCGGTCTCCGGCGCAAGCGTCATCGACCGGACCGTACCTCGCGCCGCATCACAGACCCTTTCGAACAAGCCGGGATCGCCGGGCACGATCGCGTCGGGATCCTGCGCACCGCATCGGGCGCGAGAGAGAAACGGCCCTTCCAAGTGGATTCCCAGAAGCTCGCCACTTTCGACCAGTCCGGCGAGAATCTCGGCTTGGCGGAGCAGTACCGGCTCCCTCGCCGAGACGAGGCTGCCAAGCTGGCTGGTAGTCCCCTGCCCACGATGGTGGTTGATAGCGTGCCGGGCTCCAGCAGCGTCGGAACTGGAAAATTCGGTACCGCCACCGCCGTGGCAGTGCAAGTCGATCAACCCTGGAAGCAAAATCGAGGAAGTCGGCTGCGGCAACGGACTGGGCCCACGGTACTCGTCGGCGGCGCCGACCCAGGAAATTCGATCACGCTCGGTAACCACTACGGCGTCGTCGATTGTTCGGTCCCCGACTACAGCCTTGCCCCGCAGGATCATCGCGGCTCCTCTGCTGAGACGACAACCGTGTTCACTTCTCGGCCTTCTGGATGTCGAAATCCGAAGCGGAAGAATCGGTTTCGGAGTCATCCTCGCGTCCGGGAGTGCGCAGGTTCCACTTCTTGATGACGAAGCTGAACAGTACGAAGTAGATCACCGCGTACCCGAGCCCGATCGGAATCAACATCCAGGCATTGGTGGCCTTACCGAAGTTCAGCATGTAGTCGATGAAACCGGCCGAGAACGTGAAACCGTCATGGATTCCCAGTGCATTGACCAGCGCATGCGACGTCCCGGTGAGGAATGCGTGAATCAGATAGAGCGGCCAGGCCACGAACATGAAGGCGAATTCGAGAGGCTCGGTGATGCCGGTGAGGAACGCGGTCAACGCGGTGGAGAGCATGATGCCTCCCACCAGCTTCTTCTGCGATGGCTTGGCGGTCCGCCAGATCGCAAAGGCGGCAGCGGGAAGGGCGAACATCATGATCGGGAAGAACCCGGTCATGAAGACGCCGGCGGTCGGGTCACCGGCGAAGAACCGGTTGAGGTCGCCGCGAACCAGGTCGCCGTTCGCGTTGTGATAGTCGCCGACGAGGAACCAGACTGTGGAATTGAGGATGTGGTGCAGC
It encodes:
- a CDS encoding CoA-acylating methylmalonate-semialdehyde dehydrogenase → MVQELSHFVGGKRVPGTSTKFGDVYDPNTGEVQARVPLANKAEAEAVIANAVDAQREWAAFNPQKRARVLMKFLQLAQGEMESLARLLSSEHGKTIPDAKGDVQRGLEVIEFALGAPHLLKGEYTESAGDGIDVYSMRQPLGVVAGITPFNFPAMIPLWKAGPALAAGNAFILKPSERDPSVPLRLAELFVEAGLPAGVFNVVNGDKEVVDVLLTDDRIKAVGFVGSTPIAQYIYETAAAHGKRAQCFGGAKNHAIVMPDADLDEVADALVGAGYGSAGERCMAISVAVPVGEETADALVAKLSERVAKLRIGRSDEEGVDFGPLVGKDAVERVNNYIQIGLDEGAEAVVDGRGFTLEGHENGFFAGATLFDKVTTDMRVYKEEIFGPVLLVARAEDYEEALRLPTEHEYGNGVAIFTSDGDTARDFTNRVNVGMVGVNVPIPVPIAYHTFGGWKRSGFGDLNQHGPDSFRFYTKTKTVTQRWPAGKKEQANHFVIPTMN
- a CDS encoding copper homeostasis protein CutC — translated: MTLLELAVQDVEAARVARRVGAARVELCSALGVTGGLTPSIGMIEAVAQQGIAVHPLVRCRPGGYVYDADEIAVMARDVRAAVAAGASGVVLGALTPGGSVDRQALARMVDGIDRSVVEVTFHRAMDIVDDWEKALDVLVESGVTRVLTSGGAPRCIDGLEALSGIVARARGRIQVMAGGGIRVEDVARVAGTGVDAVHLSARRTVADSGGPGGGSGGYETVDESFARAVAALVA
- the nagB gene encoding glucosamine-6-phosphate deaminase, with translation MEFVIRPTLAEVSSTVADIVEGYVRRGPTTLGLATGSSPLGSYQELARRHRESGLDFSQAQAFLLDEYVGLPRSHDQSYFSVIRSEFVDYVNLDTERVHSPDGESSDVAAEGERYDAAIAEAGGVDVQLLGIGTDGHIGFNEPGSSLTSRTRVKTLTEQTILDNARFFGSVDDVPHHVLTQGLGTIGEARHLVMIAFGEGKAEAIAAAAEGPLTAFCPASVIQLHRHVTVVIDEAAASKLQLLDYYRYALDHKPPWQAF
- a CDS encoding N-acetylglucosamine-6-phosphate deacetylase is translated as MILRGKAVVGDRTIDDAVVVTERDRISWVGAADEYRGPSPLPQPTSSILLPGLIDLHCHGGGGTEFSSSDAAGARHAINHHRGQGTTSQLGSLVSAREPVLLRQAEILAGLVESGELLGIHLEGPFLSRARCGAQDPDAIVPGDPGLFERVCDAARGTVRSMTLAPETAHFGKLLTVMRRRGVIPSLGHTDADAATTSARIADAAGQPVVATHLFNAMPPLHHRAPGAAGACLAAAGRGDMIVELIADGTHLAPETVSMVFDTVDPDQIVLVSDAMVAAGMADGDYHLGPLDVRVTQGVARLATSDGSEGAIAASTARLLDVVRSTVVDSGVDLGIAVASASRVPARLLGLEFERGTLAPNHRADIVVTDHQLRLRGVVVGGMPVGEEGVAWNS